The Oxalobacteraceae bacterium OTU3CINTB1 genome includes a window with the following:
- a CDS encoding glutamine synthetase family protein produces the protein MSQAMKDFLRDRNIHEVECVIADMTGIARGKILPKDLFLSEGEMRLPKSVLLNTVNGEQPNNLPYTGATDPDMICVPDLATLRQVPWAAENVALVIHDCQNFDGTPVGLSPRAVLRKVLKLYADRGWQPVVAPEMEFYLVARSSNPHEPLTPPLGRSGKTESGRQSYSIDAVNDFDPFFLELSTFCKQHQLGVETLIHEAGAGQMEINFTHGDALELADRVFLFKRAVRETALRHGIFGTFMAKPMETEPGSAMHIHQSILDAATGNNIFTDKKGEASPLFFNYIAGLERYTAAATLLFAPHVNSYRRLSRFMSAPTNVHWGYDNRTCGFRIPNSTPTNRRVENRVPGVDVNPYLAMAATLACGYLGMVDGLTPSEPTEGSAEHVHDQLPRNLEDAILRLRECKPLSEILGELFVQAFCEVKELEFATYSRVISSWEREHLMLLV, from the coding sequence ATGAGCCAGGCAATGAAGGATTTTCTACGCGACCGCAATATCCACGAGGTGGAATGCGTGATCGCCGACATGACCGGCATCGCGCGCGGGAAAATCCTGCCCAAGGACCTGTTCCTCAGCGAAGGCGAGATGCGCCTGCCCAAGAGCGTCCTGCTTAACACCGTCAATGGCGAGCAGCCGAATAATCTGCCCTACACCGGCGCCACCGATCCGGACATGATCTGCGTACCGGATCTGGCCACCTTGCGGCAGGTGCCGTGGGCGGCGGAAAACGTCGCGCTGGTGATCCACGATTGCCAGAACTTCGACGGCACGCCGGTGGGCCTGTCGCCGCGCGCGGTGCTGCGCAAGGTCCTCAAGCTGTATGCCGACCGTGGCTGGCAGCCGGTGGTGGCGCCGGAGATGGAGTTCTATCTTGTCGCCCGCAGCAGCAATCCGCACGAGCCGCTGACGCCGCCGCTGGGCCGCAGCGGCAAGACCGAATCAGGCCGCCAATCGTATTCGATCGACGCGGTCAACGATTTCGATCCCTTCTTCCTTGAGCTTTCCACGTTCTGCAAGCAGCACCAGTTGGGTGTGGAGACGCTGATTCACGAAGCGGGCGCCGGCCAGATGGAAATCAACTTCACCCACGGTGACGCGCTGGAACTGGCCGACCGCGTGTTCCTGTTCAAGCGCGCGGTGCGCGAAACGGCGCTGCGGCACGGCATCTTCGGCACCTTCATGGCCAAGCCGATGGAGACGGAGCCGGGCAGCGCGATGCATATTCATCAAAGCATCCTCGATGCGGCGACCGGCAACAACATCTTCACTGATAAAAAAGGTGAGGCGAGTCCCCTGTTCTTCAACTATATCGCGGGCCTGGAGCGCTACACGGCGGCGGCCACCTTGCTGTTTGCGCCGCATGTCAATTCCTACCGGCGGCTGTCACGCTTCATGTCGGCGCCGACCAATGTGCATTGGGGCTATGACAACCGCACCTGCGGCTTCCGCATCCCCAACTCCACGCCGACCAATCGCCGGGTGGAGAACCGCGTGCCCGGCGTGGACGTCAATCCCTATCTGGCGATGGCCGCGACCCTGGCGTGCGGCTACCTTGGCATGGTCGATGGCCTGACGCCTTCCGAGCCGACCGAGGGCAGCGCGGAGCATGTGCACGACCAGCTGCCGCGCAATCTGGAGGATGCGATTTTGCGGCTGCGTGAATGCAAACCCCTGAGCGAGATATTGGGCGAGTTGTTCGTGCAGGCGTTCTGCGAAGTCAAGGAGCTGGAATTCGCCACCTACAGCCGCGTGATTAGTTCCTGGGAGCGCGAGCATCTGATGCTGCTGGTGTGA
- a CDS encoding aldehyde dehydrogenase, which translates to MTTTSWHERAASLQMDNRAFIGGQRVWAKNAQQFENLSPIDGRKLGMVARCDSADVDAAVASAREAFEARSWAGKSPAQRKRIMIKFADLVQKYGPELALLETLDMGKPIKYSQSVDVGATANCLRWYGEAIDKIYDEIAPTAENSLALITREPVGVVAAIVPWNYPMIMAAWKIAPALAAGNSVVLKPSEKSPLTALRLADIALEAGIPAGVFNVLPGYGHEAGAALALHMDVDCIGFTGSTRVGKQILQMAGQSNLKRAWTELGGKSANIVCADCPDLDAAVASAIGSIYFNQGESCNAPSRLFVEASIKDQFIEKALAMMPDFQPGDPLDENTVMGAIVDATQLKTVMGYIEAGKADGAKLLSGGRQARTETGGFFVEPTLFDQVDSGMTIAREEIFGPVLSVLAFTDLKEAIRQANSTPYGLQAAVWTSDMTKAIQTARALRAGTVHVNQYDGDDITVPFGGYKQSGNGRDKSLHAFDKYTELKTTWIQIG; encoded by the coding sequence ATGACTACAACATCGTGGCATGAGCGGGCGGCAAGCCTGCAGATGGACAACCGCGCCTTTATCGGCGGCCAGCGCGTGTGGGCGAAGAACGCGCAGCAGTTCGAAAACCTGTCGCCGATCGACGGCCGCAAGCTGGGCATGGTCGCGCGCTGCGACAGCGCCGATGTCGACGCGGCGGTCGCCAGCGCGCGCGAGGCCTTCGAGGCGCGCAGCTGGGCGGGCAAGTCGCCGGCGCAGCGCAAGCGCATCATGATCAAGTTCGCCGACCTGGTGCAAAAGTACGGCCCCGAACTGGCCCTGCTCGAAACGCTGGACATGGGCAAGCCAATCAAATACAGCCAGAGCGTGGACGTGGGCGCGACCGCCAACTGCCTGCGCTGGTACGGCGAGGCGATCGACAAGATCTACGACGAGATTGCGCCGACCGCCGAAAATAGTCTGGCGCTGATCACGCGCGAGCCGGTCGGCGTGGTCGCCGCCATCGTGCCGTGGAACTACCCGATGATCATGGCCGCGTGGAAGATCGCGCCGGCCCTCGCCGCCGGTAACAGCGTGGTGCTCAAGCCCTCGGAGAAGTCGCCGTTGACGGCGCTGCGGCTGGCCGACATCGCGCTGGAGGCGGGCATTCCGGCCGGCGTATTCAATGTGCTGCCCGGCTACGGCCACGAGGCCGGCGCCGCGCTGGCCCTGCACATGGACGTCGACTGCATCGGCTTCACTGGCTCCACCCGCGTGGGCAAGCAGATTTTGCAGATGGCAGGCCAGTCGAACCTCAAGCGCGCGTGGACCGAATTGGGCGGCAAGTCTGCCAACATCGTCTGCGCCGATTGTCCCGACCTGGATGCGGCCGTGGCCTCGGCCATCGGCTCGATCTATTTCAATCAGGGCGAGAGCTGCAACGCGCCTTCGCGCCTGTTCGTAGAGGCCTCGATCAAGGACCAATTCATCGAGAAGGCGCTGGCGATGATGCCGGACTTCCAGCCGGGCGATCCGCTCGACGAGAACACGGTGATGGGGGCGATTGTCGACGCCACGCAACTGAAGACCGTGATGGGATACATCGAAGCCGGCAAGGCGGATGGCGCCAAGCTGTTGTCGGGCGGGCGCCAGGCGCGCACCGAGACCGGCGGCTTCTTCGTCGAGCCGACCTTGTTCGACCAGGTCGACAGCGGCATGACCATTGCGCGCGAAGAGATCTTCGGGCCGGTGCTGTCGGTGCTGGCCTTTACCGATCTGAAGGAGGCTATCAGGCAGGCCAATTCGACGCCTTACGGCTTGCAGGCGGCGGTATGGACGTCCGACATGACCAAGGCGATACAAACGGCGCGCGCGCTGCGGGCCGGCACCGTGCACGTGAACCAGTACGACGGCGACGACATCACCGTGCCGTTCGGCGGCTACAAGCAGTCCGGCAATGGCCGCGACAAGTCGCTGCACGCGTTCGATAAATACACCGAACTGAAAACCACCTGGATTCAGATCGGCTAG